A window of Natrinema versiforme contains these coding sequences:
- a CDS encoding Lrp/AsnC family transcriptional regulator → MDGSSLDDVDRSILHYLQDNARNTVTDIANEVGVSGNTVRNRIEELEESGIIKGYSVDIDYKEAGLDLHFAFTCTASISKREELATGILDIPGVIEVREFMTGQENIYLEALGTDAGDITRIAHDIDALGAEIHIEKLIRNDYSHSFGPFSQPDDKP, encoded by the coding sequence ATGGATGGCTCATCGCTCGATGATGTCGATAGAAGCATCCTCCACTATCTCCAAGACAACGCTCGCAACACCGTCACAGACATCGCTAACGAGGTCGGGGTGTCGGGAAACACCGTCAGGAATCGAATTGAAGAACTCGAGGAGAGCGGTATCATCAAAGGGTACAGCGTCGATATCGATTACAAAGAGGCTGGCCTCGATCTCCACTTCGCCTTTACGTGTACTGCCTCTATCAGTAAGCGCGAAGAGTTAGCAACGGGCATTCTCGATATTCCGGGTGTGATCGAAGTTCGGGAATTCATGACCGGGCAGGAGAACATCTACCTTGAGGCGTTAGGGACGGATGCAGGAGATATCACACGGATCGCACACGATATCGACGCGTTAGGAGCAGAGATTCACATTGAAAAGTTGATTCGAAACGATTACAGCCACTCCTTCGGGCCGTTCAGCCAACCGGACGACAAACCATGA
- a CDS encoding tyrosine-type recombinase/integrase gives MTRSMTVSKAVERYLKERKLEVSRSTHRNHKYALNQFVEWSDKAGLDDISELDGFHIHDFKIYRRENSDINEVTLSNNLSVIRVFVRWLGSMEVVDSNIAENMVIPNPDDDARSDKIGPDIAEEILAYLGKFEYATLRHALFAVLWDTGFRLGTIRTLDLRDYHPDEEYVEVHHQPDKGTPLKNKTKAEREVNLHGWVCEVLDDYIKIHRDDVTDENGREPLFTTRHGRPVSSNLRANINALTRPCHYSGECPHGRDLETCEATTMEQSQRCPSSVPPHALRRSAITVWLNEGHSKELLSDRMNVSTKTLEKHYDARTEGEKRELRAEVFEMDNG, from the coding sequence ATGACACGAAGCATGACGGTCTCCAAGGCGGTTGAACGGTATCTCAAAGAACGGAAACTCGAAGTCTCGAGATCGACCCATCGTAATCACAAATACGCTCTAAACCAGTTCGTGGAGTGGTCCGATAAGGCCGGTCTGGATGATATTTCGGAACTGGATGGGTTTCACATCCATGACTTCAAGATTTACCGCCGGGAGAACAGTGACATCAACGAAGTTACCCTTTCCAACAATCTCTCTGTGATCCGCGTATTCGTCCGCTGGTTAGGGAGTATGGAAGTTGTAGACTCAAATATAGCGGAAAATATGGTTATCCCCAATCCCGATGATGACGCGCGAAGTGATAAGATTGGGCCGGACATCGCCGAGGAGATTCTGGCATACTTGGGGAAGTTCGAGTACGCAACTCTCCGTCACGCTCTATTCGCCGTACTGTGGGACACCGGCTTCCGTCTTGGAACTATTCGAACTCTCGATCTTCGTGACTATCATCCTGATGAAGAGTACGTTGAAGTACATCATCAACCCGATAAGGGCACGCCGCTCAAGAACAAGACCAAAGCCGAACGAGAAGTGAATCTCCACGGTTGGGTCTGTGAAGTGCTGGATGATTACATCAAGATACACAGAGACGACGTGACGGATGAGAACGGACGTGAGCCGCTGTTCACTACTCGACATGGCCGTCCAGTCAGCTCCAATCTTCGTGCGAATATCAATGCACTGACTCGGCCATGTCACTACTCCGGGGAGTGTCCTCATGGTCGAGATCTCGAGACCTGCGAAGCGACGACAATGGAGCAATCTCAGCGGTGTCCGTCGTCAGTGCCCCCACATGCACTCCGTCGAAGTGCCATCACAGTGTGGTTGAATGAGGGCCATAGCAAAGAACTCCTCTCCGACCGAATGAACGTCAGCACGAAGACTCTGGAAAAGCACTACGATGCACGAACAGAGGGTGAGAAGCGAGAACTTCGTGCCGAAGTCTTTGAGATGGACAACGGATAA
- a CDS encoding helix-hairpin-helix domain-containing protein translates to MCARLSESSVGKTVESANGEVIGTVAAVEGDTAVVEPNPGVMDSIKAALGWERAHEDTVMVHEDAIETTADDVIRLESDPEAPNAQTGTDEPAHSPETDDPTLETEGGSADSDGLERDVATDREQTGDEGITEVERAGPASNTERTEPTDQTTETGGADEPADIDETHPAADTAETGTEPDESAADTDPLRTEERGTFEAPSAADEAVDTDARDGLEETAAIDETATIDGADSAETADTAGPTGVEGTDQADESVDEDDFGEPSWNDETPATGTTADSTEDTPDQGDRGEQGVPDEAASTVDMADERGVTDGETPTESEPDDGAVSDDRSDSETDLADAVTGGVDGGSLEDVSDGLDDADERNPTADVNLADELDTGIDIESVDEPGDTDTVAADAETGDDTSNVVDRLDRSPDLESVVESDEPDERERDAGSRAAAETDLADELETGPDLESVAEADRDPGADIGPDAIEGEPTDTGGGVEAVDRRIVTDEADGIDHRPAETAGDRDRTALEDLETESETAPAEASSTDDDRSRPSGPFSAAVALQRAALKPGTQAIEHGLEFQRELARSALSGQVALQRQQLALLETAASAPFEIAAAMSESDEREVGGRLELVDGVDAMYRKRLVDAGITSLDDLARADVETVAEAAAVTEKRAAGWIEQADG, encoded by the coding sequence ATGTGTGCACGGCTTTCCGAATCGTCCGTCGGAAAAACGGTCGAGAGTGCGAACGGCGAGGTGATCGGGACCGTCGCGGCGGTCGAGGGGGACACCGCCGTCGTCGAACCGAACCCGGGAGTGATGGATTCGATCAAGGCCGCCCTCGGCTGGGAACGGGCGCACGAGGACACGGTGATGGTCCACGAGGACGCGATCGAAACGACCGCCGACGACGTGATTCGGCTCGAGTCGGACCCCGAAGCGCCGAACGCGCAGACCGGGACCGACGAACCGGCTCACAGTCCCGAGACGGACGATCCGACCCTCGAGACCGAAGGCGGGTCCGCCGATTCCGACGGGCTCGAGCGCGACGTCGCCACGGATCGGGAGCAGACCGGCGACGAGGGGATCACCGAGGTCGAACGCGCGGGGCCGGCGAGTAACACGGAACGGACCGAGCCGACGGATCAGACGACGGAGACGGGCGGCGCTGACGAACCGGCGGACATCGACGAGACACATCCCGCGGCGGACACCGCAGAGACGGGAACCGAACCCGACGAGTCGGCGGCGGACACCGATCCGCTTCGTACCGAAGAGCGAGGGACGTTCGAGGCCCCGAGCGCGGCCGACGAAGCGGTCGATACCGACGCACGAGACGGACTCGAGGAGACCGCAGCAATCGACGAAACCGCAACGATCGATGGGGCGGACTCGGCGGAGACGGCCGACACTGCGGGACCGACTGGAGTCGAGGGGACCGATCAGGCCGACGAATCAGTCGACGAAGACGACTTCGGGGAACCGTCCTGGAACGACGAGACACCGGCCACGGGGACGACGGCCGACTCGACGGAGGACACTCCCGATCAGGGGGATCGGGGGGAGCAGGGGGTGCCCGACGAGGCGGCCTCAACGGTCGATATGGCCGACGAGCGCGGTGTGACCGACGGGGAAACGCCGACGGAAAGCGAGCCGGACGACGGAGCCGTGAGCGACGACCGATCGGACTCCGAAACGGACCTCGCCGATGCGGTCACCGGCGGCGTCGACGGTGGGTCGCTCGAGGACGTGAGCGACGGGCTGGACGACGCCGACGAGCGAAACCCGACCGCGGACGTGAATCTGGCGGACGAACTGGACACCGGGATCGACATCGAATCGGTCGACGAACCCGGCGACACCGACACGGTCGCCGCCGATGCAGAGACCGGAGACGACACGAGCAACGTAGTCGACCGACTGGACCGCAGCCCCGACCTCGAGTCGGTTGTCGAAAGCGACGAACCCGACGAACGCGAGCGTGATGCGGGCTCGAGGGCAGCCGCGGAGACGGATCTGGCCGACGAGCTAGAGACCGGCCCCGATCTCGAATCAGTTGCGGAGGCGGATCGCGACCCCGGAGCCGACATCGGTCCCGACGCGATCGAGGGAGAGCCGACGGACACCGGCGGCGGCGTCGAGGCGGTCGATCGCCGGATCGTCACGGACGAGGCCGACGGGATTGATCACCGTCCCGCCGAGACGGCCGGAGACCGCGATCGAACGGCACTCGAGGATCTCGAGACGGAGTCCGAAACTGCGCCGGCCGAAGCGAGTTCGACCGACGACGATCGAAGTCGACCGTCCGGTCCGTTCTCGGCCGCCGTCGCCCTCCAACGAGCGGCACTGAAACCAGGCACGCAGGCCATAGAGCACGGACTCGAGTTCCAACGGGAACTCGCCCGCAGTGCCCTCTCCGGGCAGGTCGCGCTGCAGCGCCAGCAGTTGGCGCTCCTCGAGACGGCCGCCAGCGCGCCCTTCGAAATCGCCGCCGCGATGTCGGAGTCCGATGAGCGCGAGGTCGGCGGTCGACTCGAACTCGTCGACGGCGTCGACGCGATGTACCGCAAGCGCCTCGTAGACGCGGGCATCACCTCGCTCGACGATCTCGCTCGAGCGGACGTCGAGACCGTCGCCGAGGCCGCCGCGGTCACCGAGAAGCGCGCGGCGGGCTGGATCGAGCAGGCCGACGGCTGA